In one Bacillus thuringiensis genomic region, the following are encoded:
- a CDS encoding metallophosphoesterase has product MKALIVSDSHSSVKELQQLKEKYEGKVDIMIHCGDSELTPAHEELQGFHVVKGNCDYANFQDEIVTDVNGIRFLVVHGHRHNVKMTLQTLAYHAEEVGAQVACFGHSHVLGAELIDGVLFINPGSILLPRQRVEKTFALLEMDENQMEVRFETLDGQLVEQAVFKRG; this is encoded by the coding sequence ATGAAAGCTTTAATCGTAAGCGATAGTCATAGCTCTGTGAAGGAATTACAGCAGTTGAAAGAGAAATATGAAGGGAAAGTAGATATCATGATTCATTGCGGTGATTCAGAGCTAACACCTGCTCATGAAGAACTGCAAGGTTTCCATGTTGTAAAAGGAAACTGTGATTATGCTAACTTTCAAGATGAAATTGTAACTGATGTAAATGGAATTCGCTTCTTAGTTGTGCATGGACATCGCCATAATGTGAAAATGACATTACAAACGCTAGCGTACCATGCTGAAGAAGTAGGAGCGCAAGTTGCATGCTTCGGACATTCTCACGTATTAGGTGCGGAATTAATCGACGGCGTTTTATTTATTAATCCAGGCAGTATTTTATTACCACGTCAGCGTGTAGAAAAGACATTTGCTTTATTAGAAATGGATGAAAATCAAATGGAAGTTCGTTTTGAAACATTAGACGGACAACTAGTTGAACAAGCAGTTTTTAAAAGAGGATAA
- the gerM gene encoding spore germination protein GerM: protein MPKSTFKWVVGATVSAVLLTGCGFINQEKATEQIDPPKQVTYTEGGKKEVAKKDKQGQMVNRELYLVDKNGYVVPQTLAIPTPKANETVKQTLEYLVKDGPVTNLLPNGFRAVIPANTTMTLDLKKDGTAVIDFSKEMKNYAKEEERQIVESIAWTLTQFTEIKQVQFQINGEKLAKMPVGGTPLGEGVSRANGINFDDEQVADVTNTKPVTLYFMAQNNNKQQYYVPVTRRVAEGKENDYAAIIDELVKGPIHQSLLNDFNPGVKLITNPKLQDGNLTLNFNENIFVNPDKNMISNYVLKSLVLSLTEKKGVKNISIEVNGKANLIDEKGGKLIKPVDRPENVNTGSF from the coding sequence ATGCCTAAATCCACTTTTAAATGGGTTGTTGGTGCTACTGTGAGCGCTGTTTTACTAACAGGGTGTGGCTTTATAAATCAGGAGAAAGCAACTGAACAAATTGATCCGCCAAAACAAGTTACGTATACAGAGGGTGGGAAGAAAGAAGTAGCTAAAAAAGATAAGCAAGGGCAAATGGTAAATAGAGAACTATACCTTGTTGATAAAAATGGTTATGTTGTACCACAAACGTTAGCTATACCTACTCCGAAAGCAAATGAGACTGTGAAGCAAACGTTAGAATACCTTGTGAAAGATGGACCGGTAACAAATTTATTACCGAATGGATTTCGTGCAGTCATTCCGGCGAATACAACGATGACCTTAGATTTGAAAAAGGACGGGACGGCAGTTATTGATTTCTCTAAAGAAATGAAAAATTATGCGAAAGAAGAAGAGCGTCAAATCGTTGAATCTATAGCGTGGACGTTGACGCAATTTACAGAGATAAAACAAGTGCAGTTCCAAATAAATGGTGAGAAATTGGCGAAGATGCCTGTTGGGGGTACACCGCTTGGTGAAGGAGTGAGCCGTGCAAATGGTATTAACTTCGATGATGAACAAGTAGCAGATGTAACGAATACAAAACCAGTCACATTGTATTTCATGGCGCAAAATAATAATAAACAGCAATACTACGTACCAGTCACACGTCGCGTTGCGGAAGGTAAAGAAAATGACTATGCAGCAATTATAGATGAGCTTGTAAAAGGTCCGATTCATCAATCGCTCCTGAATGATTTTAATCCAGGCGTTAAGCTTATTACGAATCCGAAATTACAAGACGGAAATCTTACATTAAACTTTAATGAAAATATATTTGTAAACCCAGATAAAAATATGATTTCAAATTACGTACTGAAGTCGTTAGTTTTATCTTTAACAGAAAAGAAAGGTGTGAAAAATATTTCTATTGAAGTGAATGGAAAAGCAAATCTTATAGATGAAAAGGGTGGAAAGTTAATAAAACCTGTAGATCGTCCAGAAAACGTGAATACAGGTAGTTTTTAA
- the racE gene encoding glutamate racemase, whose translation MKLNRAIGVIDSGVGGLTVAKELIRQLPKERIIYLGDTARCPYGPRSREEVRQFTWEMTEHLLDLNIKMLVIACNTATAVVLEEMQKQLPIPVVGVIHPGSRTALKVTNTYHVGIIGTIGTVKSGAYEEALKSINNRVMVESLACPPFVELVESGNFESEMAYEVVRETLQPLKSTDIDTLILGCTHYPILGPVIKKVMGDKVQLISSGDETAREVSTILYHSKMLNEGEEQSDHLFLTTGKIDLFKEIASKWFGQPIENVKHIHLEKE comes from the coding sequence ATGAAGTTGAATAGAGCAATCGGTGTTATCGATTCAGGAGTTGGCGGTTTAACAGTAGCGAAGGAATTAATTCGTCAGTTGCCGAAAGAGCGTATCATATATTTAGGAGATACAGCACGTTGTCCTTATGGTCCACGTTCTCGAGAAGAAGTACGTCAATTTACGTGGGAAATGACGGAGCATTTACTAGATTTAAATATTAAAATGTTAGTTATTGCGTGTAATACAGCAACTGCAGTTGTATTAGAAGAGATGCAAAAACAATTACCAATTCCAGTAGTAGGAGTTATTCACCCAGGATCACGTACAGCTTTAAAAGTGACAAACACGTATCACGTTGGGATTATTGGAACGATTGGAACGGTGAAAAGTGGTGCATACGAAGAGGCGTTAAAGTCTATTAATAACCGTGTTATGGTAGAAAGTTTAGCTTGTCCACCTTTCGTTGAACTTGTAGAGAGTGGGAATTTCGAAAGTGAAATGGCGTATGAAGTTGTAAGAGAAACGCTGCAACCACTGAAAAGTACCGATATTGATACACTTATATTAGGGTGTACACATTATCCGATTTTAGGACCTGTTATTAAAAAAGTAATGGGAGATAAAGTGCAACTAATTAGTTCTGGTGATGAAACAGCACGTGAAGTAAGTACAATCTTATATCATAGTAAAATGTTGAATGAAGGAGAAGAACAAAGCGATCATCTCTTCTTAACAACAGGAAAAATAGACTTGTTTAAAGAAATTGCATCAAAATGGTTCGGTCAACCGATTGAAAATGTGAAGCATATTCATTTAGAAAAAGAATAA
- a CDS encoding XTP/dITP diphosphatase, producing the protein MKQVVVATKNMGKVREFAELFERFDLEVKSLHDFPHIDEVEETGETFEENAILKADSLSKQLNAIVIADDSGLIVDALNGKPGVYSARFAGEPKNDQANIDKVLQELNGIEFEKRKARFYCALAVAFPEGDKKPVIVNGTCEGFILEQRRGENGFGYDPIFYVEEYKKAMAELSSDEKNAISHRGRALRKLEEKIPEWFLEE; encoded by the coding sequence ATGAAACAAGTTGTTGTAGCGACAAAAAATATGGGTAAAGTACGTGAATTTGCTGAGTTATTTGAGCGATTTGATTTAGAAGTAAAATCATTACACGATTTTCCTCATATTGATGAAGTTGAAGAAACTGGTGAAACATTTGAAGAAAATGCAATTTTAAAAGCGGATAGTTTGAGCAAACAGCTGAATGCAATCGTAATTGCGGATGATTCAGGTCTTATTGTAGATGCTTTAAACGGAAAACCAGGCGTGTATTCAGCTCGTTTTGCTGGTGAACCAAAAAATGATCAAGCAAATATCGATAAAGTGTTACAAGAATTAAATGGCATTGAATTTGAAAAGCGTAAAGCTCGTTTCTATTGTGCATTAGCAGTTGCTTTCCCTGAAGGTGATAAAAAGCCTGTCATTGTAAATGGGACATGTGAAGGATTTATTTTAGAACAACGCCGCGGAGAAAATGGTTTTGGATACGATCCGATCTTTTATGTGGAAGAATACAAAAAGGCAATGGCGGAATTAAGTTCAGATGAGAAAAATGCTATTAGCCACCGTGGTCGTGCTCTTCGTAAGTTAGAAGAAAAAATCCCAGAATGGTTTTTAGAAGAATAA
- the rph gene encoding ribonuclease PH has translation MRVDGREKTELRHIHIHTNYLKHPEGSVLIEVGDTKVICSATIEERVPPFMRGEGKGWVTAEYAMIPRATEQRTIRESSKGKVTGRTMEIQRLIGRALRAVVDLEALGERTVWIDCDVIQADGGTRTASITGAYVAMVLAFEKLLQAEKVSKIPVKDYLAATSVGIVEEQGVVLDLNYAEDSKADVDMNVIMTGKGQFVEVQGTGEEATFSRAQLNELLDAAEQGIFQLIDMQKEALGDIVSHIE, from the coding sequence ATGCGAGTAGATGGTAGAGAGAAAACAGAATTACGCCATATACATATTCATACGAATTATTTAAAACATCCAGAGGGATCTGTATTAATTGAAGTTGGGGATACAAAGGTGATTTGCTCAGCAACAATTGAAGAGCGTGTCCCGCCGTTTATGCGTGGAGAAGGAAAAGGATGGGTAACAGCTGAATACGCGATGATTCCGCGTGCAACAGAACAACGTACGATTAGGGAGTCAAGTAAAGGGAAAGTAACAGGACGTACAATGGAAATCCAGCGTTTAATTGGACGAGCATTACGTGCGGTAGTTGACTTAGAAGCACTTGGTGAAAGAACGGTTTGGATTGATTGTGATGTTATTCAAGCGGATGGTGGAACGAGAACTGCTTCTATTACAGGTGCATATGTAGCAATGGTATTAGCGTTTGAAAAGCTATTACAAGCAGAAAAAGTATCTAAAATTCCAGTAAAAGATTATTTAGCAGCAACGTCAGTAGGAATTGTTGAAGAACAAGGTGTTGTTTTAGATTTAAACTATGCAGAAGATTCTAAAGCAGACGTTGATATGAACGTGATTATGACTGGAAAAGGTCAGTTTGTTGAAGTGCAAGGAACTGGAGAAGAAGCGACGTTTAGCAGAGCACAGTTAAATGAATTACTTGATGCTGCAGAACAGGGCATTTTCCAACTGATTGATATGCAAAAAGAAGCGTTAGGCGACATCGTATCTCATATAGAGTAG